The genomic window GTGAATCAATTTCTGGTGATTCAGAAAGCGGTCCAACCAAGGCACCGGAGCGAGATAACAAATAAATGGATGGTCTCGGCTACTGGATTTTTTTAGCAGTAATGTACCTGCTGTCGGCGTTTATGAAAAAACGCCAACAGCAGGAAACCGATGTCGAGGATTCAGATACACAACCGAAAAAGAACCCGAATCCATTCCAGGCAGAATTTCTTCAGAATTTGTTTGGGGATATGAAAGATATTGTCCTTGAGCCAGAGCTAGAAAATGATGAAGAAATTGCAGATTTTGAATTAGAGGAGATTGGGTTAGAACAAAGTTCGGAGCCAAATCCTAACCCTGTTCATGAGGAACAGGATCACGTAGTATTTGAAGATTTGTCAAATCTTGACGCTGTCCATAAAAAACATCAATTTTGGAATGAGACGGATAAAAGGAAACAATCATTTAGGCCGCAATTCATTAATATGGATGATGTAAAACGGGCTATTGTGTTGAAAGAAATTTTAGATAAGCCCCGGGCGCTCAGAAAAAGGATACGATAATTTATTTAAACCTTCTGCCAGCAGGCATTCGGTTCTTCTTAAGTTAATTTTTCAATCAGTGATTCGATACTTTTTCGAAACGTTTCTTCAGTTCCGTCATTGTGGATAACAAAATCTGCCATATTAACTTTATCTTCTTCGGGCCATTGGAATTCAATTCGTTTAAGTATTTCTGCTCGGGAAAGTGTCTCGCGCCCTAAAGCACGTTCCATGCGGTGTTTTAATAAAGCTGTTATAACAACAACATAATCCAGGTGCGCATCATAACCGGATTCATAAATGAGGGCAGCATCTACAATAAAAATACCATGTTTGCCATCATCCAGAACGCGATTGAATTTTTTATCGATCAATTCATAAATATAAGGGTGGACAACCAAGTTTAGGCGCTGTTGGTGATCTTCGTCTTGGAAAGCAATGCGGGCTAATTTCTGCTTATCCACACGTCCCGCGCTATCAATAATATCAGTTCCAAATTCAGTAATTAACTCATGTTGAACAATTTCATTTTCTGTAATCAGTTTCTTTGCTTCTTGATCTGCGTCAAAGATATAGGCACCTAACGTTTCTAAAAATCGGCTGGCTGTACTTTTCCCACTGCCTATTCCACCTGTAAGTCCCACTCTGAGCACGTTATTGCAATACCTCTAAAATTCGCTCTGTAATTTCAGGAATCTCTCCTAGGCCATCCACTTCTTTCAATAGACTTTTTGTTTGATAGTAATTTAAAAGTGGTGCTGTTTGATCCCAATAGACTTTTTGACGCTGCCTAATAACTTCTGGTGTGTCGTCACTGCGTCCAGATTCCAAACCGCGATTTATCAGTCTTTGGACCAATTCATCCTCATCGGCCGCTAAGCTAATAGCTGCATCTAGAGAATGAGAGAGGATTTCCATAATTTCATCCAATCCGGTTGCCTGGGGAATGGTGCGCGGGAAACCATCTAAAAGATACCCCTTTTTGGCATCATCTTTTTTTAATCGGTTATTCATGATGCTCAACAATACTTCATCCGGGACTAGTTCACCGTTATTGATGAACGATTTTGCTTTATTCCCAATTTCAGAATTTGCAACCATTTCAGCCCGAAGAATATCCCCCGTTGATAAATGTATAATATCAAAATTTTCACAAACCAGTTTTGCCTGTGTACCTTTCCCAACACCGGGAGGACCTAAAAATATGAGACGCATTTACTTTCCTATTTTTTCTAAATGAGTATTCCTGCAACAGTCGCCGTTAGCCAAGACGCCAAAGCGCCACCTACCATTGCTTTTGTTACCAGTTTGGCTAAATCTTTTTTTCTTTCCGGAGCCATACCGCCGATACCGCCTAATTGAATTCCAATGGATCCAAAATTGGCAAATCCGCAAAGAGCATAACTGGCAATGATAGCTGTTCTTTCAGATATTTGCCCCGAGGCCATTATGACTTTCAAATCACCATAAGCAATCAATTCTGTGAAAGCGATCTTTTTCCCCATAAGTGTACCCATCATAGCGGATTCTTCCCAGGGGACGCCCATTGTCCATGCCAGAGGTTGAAAGATTAATCCTAACAATTGATCGATAGAAGTGTTGGCAAATCCGAGTAAATAATTGACCATGGCTACAATGGAAATAAAGGCTACCAGCATTGCGGCCACATTCGCAGCTAGTTTTAATCCATCTGTAGCACCGTTGCCTAGAGCTTCCATAGCGTTGGAACTGGTTTTTTCAATGTCAATTTTTATATCACCCATCGTTTCAGATATTTCGGTTTCCGGATAAATTATTTTTGCAATAACCAGAGCGGCTGGTGCAGACATGACCGATGCGGCCAAGAGGTGTCCTGCAATCCCGGGGATATCGGTTAGCCATTTTACGTAGATAGCCAAAACACCGCCGGCGACAGTGGCAAATCCACCCACCATAACGGCCATGAGTTCTGATTGGGTCATTTTACCGATGAATGGACGGATCATAAGCGGTGCTTCTGTTTGACCAACAAATATATTAGCCGAAACACTTAATGTTTCAGAACCGCTGGTTCCCATTGTTTTTTGCATAGCTTTTGCGATCCACCTTACCACAAACTGGATAATGCCCAAATGGTACATGACTGACATGAGGGCAGAAAAGAAAATTATTGTGGGTAAAGCCCGAAAGGCAAAGTTAATAAGTGCGGTGTGGAAACCCACATCCGGGACAAAAGAAGTAAAAAGGAAATTTCCGCCCGCATCAGAAAAACTGATAAGTTTTGAAATAGCCTTATCTAAAAATCCAAATACAGGTTTACCAATAGGTGTTTTTAAAATAAACAATGCAAAGGTGAGTTGAAGCCCCAAGCCCCAGCCCACAATTCGTAAGTTGATTTTTTTACGATTATTCGACATTGCAACCGCAATGCCCAAAAGGACTACAATACCTAAAAGACCAATCATTTATTCCTCCGGTGCTTCAAAACAATTTCTACAGCGCGCTTCATAGATATCTGCTTCCCCGATGACCACTTGTCCAGTTTCTTTGGTAATTCGCTGGCTGCAAGAAGCAGGATTTCCACACTGAATACAGATTGCGCGAAATTTATCCAAATAATCCGCTTCACACATGAGTGCTGGCATGGGCCCAAATGGGATGCCACGGTAGTCCGTATCGAGGCCAGCCACAACAACGCGTTTATTATTTTTCGCTAATTTTTTACACACATCAATAATTTCATCAGAAAAAAATTGCGCTTCATCAATTCCAATCACATCAATATCATCGGATTGATCAAGAATATTTTGGGCGTTTTTAACCATTCTGGACTCTAATTTGGATTGATTATGAGAAACCACGTGATTCGAACTGTATCGATCGTCGATTTGTGGTTTGAAAATTATGGTCTTCATTTTTGCAATTTCAGCGCGGCGAATTCGGCGAATTAATTCTTCAGTTTTTCCGCTGAACATGCTGCCACAAATTACTTCAATCCAACCGGCGTTTTTAGGTGTGAGTGTCATTTAATATTTTTCTAGTGAAACAGGCGAAATGCTCGAAAGTTTTATCTATGCTTATGAAAGAATTGCGTTAATCTTTGTTCTCAGGAGATCGATAGCTACCTTATTTTGGCCTCCTTCGGGTATGATAATATCGGAATAATATTTAGACGGCTCAACAAATTGTTGATGCATTGGGCGAACAGTTTTTAAATACTGCTCAATAACAGAATTGACTGTTCTACCTCGTTCTTCAACATCCCTTGAAAGGCGGCGAATGAAGCGAATATCATCGGGTGTATCCACAAAAATTTTAATATCCATTAATTCTCTCAAGGATAGATAATGAAGCGCCAAAATGCCTTCAACAACAATAACATGATGGGTGTCTACATTCCGTGTTTCGTCATTCCTTGAATGGGTAGAAAAATCGTAAATGGGCATTTTTATGGATTGACCTTTTATGAGGCTGATGAGTTGTTGATTAAACAATTCAATATCAATGGCATCGGGATGATCAAAATTTTGTTTATGACGCTCCTCTAAAGGGAGGTTTGAAATATTGCGGTAATAGGCATCTTGCT from Candidatus Neomarinimicrobiota bacterium includes these protein-coding regions:
- the udk gene encoding uridine kinase; the encoded protein is MSISPILIGISGGTGSGKTSIAKSLLEEYGEGEVVVVEQDAYYRNISNLPLEERHKQNFDHPDAIDIELFNQQLISLIKGQSIKMPIYDFSTHSRNDETRNVDTHHVIVVEGILALHYLSLRELMDIKIFVDTPDDIRFIRRLSRDVEERGRTVNSVIEQYLKTVRPMHQQFVEPSKYYSDIIIPEGGQNKVAIDLLRTKINAILS
- a CDS encoding NupC/NupG family nucleoside CNT transporter — its product is MIGLLGIVVLLGIAVAMSNNRKKINLRIVGWGLGLQLTFALFILKTPIGKPVFGFLDKAISKLISFSDAGGNFLFTSFVPDVGFHTALINFAFRALPTIIFFSALMSVMYHLGIIQFVVRWIAKAMQKTMGTSGSETLSVSANIFVGQTEAPLMIRPFIGKMTQSELMAVMVGGFATVAGGVLAIYVKWLTDIPGIAGHLLAASVMSAPAALVIAKIIYPETEISETMGDIKIDIEKTSSNAMEALGNGATDGLKLAANVAAMLVAFISIVAMVNYLLGFANTSIDQLLGLIFQPLAWTMGVPWEESAMMGTLMGKKIAFTELIAYGDLKVIMASGQISERTAIIASYALCGFANFGSIGIQLGGIGGMAPERKKDLAKLVTKAMVGGALASWLTATVAGILI
- a CDS encoding dephospho-CoA kinase encodes the protein MGLTGGIGSGKSTASRFLETLGAYIFDADQEAKKLITENEIVQHELITEFGTDIIDSAGRVDKQKLARIAFQDEDHQQRLNLVVHPYIYELIDKKFNRVLDDGKHGIFIVDAALIYESGYDAHLDYVVVITALLKHRMERALGRETLSRAEILKRIEFQWPEEDKVNMADFVIHNDGTEETFRKSIESLIEKLT
- a CDS encoding adenylate kinase, yielding MRLIFLGPPGVGKGTQAKLVCENFDIIHLSTGDILRAEMVANSEIGNKAKSFINNGELVPDEVLLSIMNNRLKKDDAKKGYLLDGFPRTIPQATGLDEIMEILSHSLDAAISLAADEDELVQRLINRGLESGRSDDTPEVIRQRQKVYWDQTAPLLNYYQTKSLLKEVDGLGEIPEITERILEVLQ
- a CDS encoding thymidine kinase — protein: MTLTPKNAGWIEVICGSMFSGKTEELIRRIRRAEIAKMKTIIFKPQIDDRYSSNHVVSHNQSKLESRMVKNAQNILDQSDDIDVIGIDEAQFFSDEIIDVCKKLAKNNKRVVVAGLDTDYRGIPFGPMPALMCEADYLDKFRAICIQCGNPASCSQRITKETGQVVIGEADIYEARCRNCFEAPEE